A stretch of DNA from Oryza brachyantha chromosome 4, ObraRS2, whole genome shotgun sequence:
GTAGAGAGAGGTGTAGCCCCATATCACTAATATTCATGACATAAGTTTAGTTGAAAGTCAGAGGATGCTTGTAGGGTATATTTGGTTCTCATACttagtttttttaggttttcataatattttaactaaCTTGCATAAGATTTAGCTAACAAATATAGAGTACCGCTTTAGCTAACATGAGACAAGTctgtcatattttattatgttattaaCATTTGGTCACTATATATAGAAGAGAAAATATTGTCACAAGTGTGAACAAACCAAACCCCGCacataatttgatcaaatttgactaaCTTGAAGTTTTTCAAGcttagggcatgtacaacgCCTCCATTAGAGACGACACTTTTATAAAACAAACCCTGCTTTGCCCAGGAGACGATGGTGCCGTTGCCTCATCTGCAGACGACAGCAACTCATGCTCCAAGAAAGAATAAATGACTTTAGCTATGTTGTATAGCTTGTagacaataaatttttaatattttatttatagttgatcTTAACTACATAAACACATTAAATAACTTATAGACAATGAAATAGACTCTAGGTTGTATGACCTGTCTTTTTAATTGTCTATATGATAGATTCGAGATGCTTAGAGACAACTACTGTATGTGgattgaacatgcccttagaCAATTTGTGGTTGCCTAATAAACAACCCCCTTCCTCTCATTGGAGTGCacctcatgcatgcatcgttaattctctctgttcccctagGCCCTACTTGCACATGCAATGATGATTATAAAGCAGATATGCATGGTATATGTGCACATGTAACAACTGTATCAACAAGATTTAAATGACAACCATACCATTGTATTTGTTGCAAGCAATTAAATCTTTATGACAAAATCAAACATAATTATATTCTAATAAAAGTTATGTTTCAATGTTAAGATTTGATGTTTCATACACAAAAAGTGAATGTTTCAAATGGAAATTTAGTATATTGcatagttgattttttttcaattgcaATGGACCTTTTTTAATGTTATATGGTATTGTTTGAATGTTTCAACAAATGTTTTATGATGTTTCACGAATTCATTTGTAAATGTCGCACATTATGTTCTTTATATGTTATAGGAATTATTTTGTGATGTTTCCATAATTACTAATCTATGTTTTATGTATGATACATAAGTATTATAAGTAGGAATCTATCTCTATATTTTTGCTagaaatataatcatatgAGCTATTGCTGTAAACATTTCATTACAATTGATTCAGTTGTTTTAATCCAAacacaaatcaaataaataatttagttGAGGAAATCTATACTCAATTTAAAAAAGGgaatggtggtggcagtgaatctccACTCACCTTATCATTTATAGGTATTATACATGTGTATATGGATACCTTATCATTTACAATTACgttgtcttttttatattagatCTACTAGCCAATGCCTAGGGTGCTGTAGATGCTTTGTCATTTACGATCACGAGGGACACATTTTATTACTTCATCGATATGTATTTCCAGTCATACGATATTTTTATAGCAAGGGGGGCATTTACTATTTCATATTAACTCATTTACACACTATGAGTGAAGATTTGGTGGAAAGGCCGCAACACAATAAAACTCATGATAGGACATGACTTGTGTCACTAACACAAGGGTACGCCGCTTCCACTCTTCTAGTCTCGCTCCTTATCGTTGGAGTCCTTGCATGCAATGAATTGAAGGGGTATCCCCATCTCTTATCATGCTCTACTAAGGTTTTAGGATTTGTTAGAAGTAAAGACTTTAGATATTTGCGTTAAAGATTTATGTTTATTAGGTAGTTcggtgtttatttttcatgcacGACTATCATGGACTTAGGACTGCATATATAGAGTTTTGTCTTTGGTTTTTCTATATAAGCGCATACAAAACTGACATTCAAGTTGATCCCAATAGGATGTCACTTTTTTCAGGAAACTTTTGCTGATAAATGTTTAATCCCTACATGTGACTATGTGTTCAACCATGTTTGTTTTCAagtataatgtttgactttacAAGACTAGAGATATAATTACTATTTGGCAATAATAGTACCTATTCATTAAAAATGTTGAAACCATTCATTCTAGAATAAGAACATTTCCAGTAGATACTCTATCTAGTCCtccatcttaaaaataaaatatgtggaGGATGTTGCTCCAGCATATACCtccaaaaatatagcaatatcCATATTAGAGAGAGATACtacatatttagatgttctctctctcttcactCTGTATCTCAAAATCCAATCTCAAGAGGAGAGAGCAATAACAATGTAAGATGTGGTtgcaaaatttaataaaaaatatatgtggagGATGTAATATGGATGTTCTGTTGGAGTGATAACTAATATGGAGAGAGAATCCATTTTAGATGATAATCCAAATAGCGATATGGATGATCgaatttagatgagctattgGGAATGCTCTAAGTAACTAATGCCATCTATGAGTAATCACTTCTGGACTATTTGAATAACTAGTTCTAATTCTATTGTCGGAGATAATTTCATGCAATGACAACAATGCAAGGATTAATCCAAATTATTATCTTTGAATTGATGGGAAGTGGTGTCTAGTGATACAATCAACATGTAGCTAAATTAGATAATAGCATTTCCATCAAAGCGAACAAGGTTGCCAGTACCACATTGTGGGCAAACATTAGTTTGCTTAGGTACCATAAAGAATACATGACATATGCAACACCCAACGACAACATTTGAGTAAGGGACGCTAGCACTAGAACCACCATCActcacatcatcatcattatcacTCTCGTCATCAGTCGTCCCCAGAATTGAAGAGAGTGCAGGAGAGAGCACTGATGTAGGTGTGTAGACGCTATAATCGCTGCTCTCTTCATCATATAGATCTTCGCTCCCATAGGTGTCTTCATCTTCACTGGAATCAAAGAGATCAATGGAATTGAATGCCATGTCTCCCATTCCCACGGTGGAATCAAAGAGATTGGAGGATGTGTATGAGTGAGACATCCATGGGGCATGGGAGACATGACCGGCCTACATgaaaaaatagtcataaacACAAGGCTAGGAATTTACATTAGGTATTTGATCATGCACACAAAAAGGTTGTAACATGAATGCACATGCCTATacatgatataaactatcaccctaaaaaaattgtaaaatgtGCATAacatttatcattaaaaaagTCATGACACTTGTATTCCCACTACTGATGTAAGTGGTAAGTACACAATATCTAATATGGAGGAGAACACATCTTGTGTCTAGtacattattttctaaaatatgaaacaacGAAAGTAATATTGAAACCTTCACAAGTGAACTCTCTAGTAGAACAacaaccataaaaatatgtgcatACGAACCTCACTATCATAGGGTTGATCCTGCTGCAGGGTTGGTGGCACCTCGGAGCTAGAGTTCTCTGCACGCAGATCCATGCTTCCAATGTTTGCTTCTCCTTCCTCACCTACAGTTCCCGCTGGTCCTTCCCTGTTCTGTTGTTGCAGCCAGGCAGCAACCATCTCCAAGGTAATGGCAGCCATGAAGAACCACAATGGACAAGGAGATTTGGTATGGGTTGGCAAGACATGGGATTTATAGCAAGTTTCCTTTGTTCCAAATAGGTTACAAATAATTCAtagctaaaatattaaatagcgttagttgaaaattttattttgctagCATGTCGTAACGTAAATTTGATGGCGAGTTAAATGAAATGTTTTTCATCTATAAAGCCATGGAGTTATATTAAGTTTTCTTTGTTCCAAATAGGTTACAAATAATTTAGAgctaaaatatcaaatatcgttagttgaaatatttatttgccAGGCATATCGTAACGTAAATTTGATGGCGAGCTACTAATCAAATCTtcttcatctaaaaaaaaaggcacgAGTTTGTAGCaagttttctttgtttcaaataGGTTACAGATAGTTTATAgctaaaatatcaaatagaATTAGTTGAAACATTTATTTGCTAAGCATATCGTAATGTAAATTTGATGGTTAGCTACTAATCAAATctttttcatctaaaaaaggCACGGGTTTGTAGCAAGTTTTCTTTGTTCCAAATAGGTTACAAATAGTTTATAgctaaaatatcaaataacattagttcaaatatttatttaatttgctaGGCATATCCTAACGTAAATTTGATGACGGGCTActaataaaatctttttgaTCTAAAAAAGGCACAAACCTATCTATTAGTTGCGGTTACAATTGATCTACGTTATTTTTTAAGTGATGCCAACTTGAGATTGTACTAAGTTTGGCTACAACTAGACTATCAAGATCGATATGTTGGTTGCGGTTACGATTGAtctatgttctttttttaagtGATGCCAACTTGAGATTGtaccaagttttttttttaagtgatGCCAACTTGAGATTGTACCAAGTTTGGCTACAGCTACACTATTAAATGCTAGAGTTGAAAATTAATTCACTATGGTCTGTGCAAGCTTAAATTTGGCTTCATCTCTAACATTTGTTTACTTAAGTCATGTGCTCCAAGTAGTTTTTCCCAACATACAAGAAGCCGAGTAAGTAGGCATGAGTGATAAATTTTGCTTAACATGCAAGAAACTTGACATGATATTGCCCAATACTAGCTAGTGTGATAGCCTGAGACAATCCAAAATAATTGacaagagggaaaaagaaatggGCAAGCTAGATGGATTGCTTGTGGCCTTAGGCCCATTGTAGCAATATGACAGTAGATAGTAATAAGCAACACATAGCAAAGTTTAGATCCATTTAATTTCTAGAGAAGGTTGAGTAGTTTATAAGGTGGAAAGCCCACGTAATAGTAACACTCCGGTTTGAACCTTTTGCGTAAAGCGAGAAAGAATGAAAACGCAAATGCTCTTGTGCATGTGtggtccaacaaaaattatGTTAGACCTAAAACATTTTTGGGCCATTGCATTACATAGCTCTTGGATTAGAATGACCGACTTTCGATTGCTAAATtactaaggggttgtttagatggggctaaactttttagccccatgtcacatcagatgtttggacactaatttgaagtattaaacatagactaataaaaaaactaatttcataaatgagtggtaatccatgAGACagattttttaagcataattatcataattagagcatgtttactgtagcatcatataggctaatcatggattaatagtctacatttactatttataataaacgtccaaacattcgatgggacaagagactaaaaataagtgcTTGTCCTAAACACCACCTAGATTTCTGGAAGAGGGCATTCGAGAATAAATGGTTGGGGATATACGACCATGCCTATGAGCTAGGTGCCATGCTACCCAGCTTAGCATGGCAGCATGTGCCACTCCCACGTAGTAAATCCATGTTGGTAGTCACATATTACGCTTCTCCAGCATACCAACTCTTGTCATCCCTATGCATGTATCATGTCAAAGTTATGTTTGTAGAACTGGGCTGCTTAACTTGGAATgggaaaatttgaaaaaaactaaatgaatTCATTCTTAAAGTATTATTAAAATGTTTTAGAAACCTAACATATTGTCTGTTCTCCGCTATGGTGGAAATCTCAAAGTATATACATACGAAgtcaaactaaaaatatcttaaatacaatatatatatatatatatatatatatatatatatatatatatatatatatatatatatatatatatatatatatgactaaaGGAATGACCAACAATAATTTACACATGTACACGTTacaaatttttaacaaaaaatggtTATGCAACTAACAACCATTGCAACCACATGTCTACCAATATTAGATCGTAGAAACATCTTAAGTAGGTAGGTATATGCTTCGCATTTATGGTTACCCTTTGATCTTGGACCCTGATTGTATAACAATTTTCATGTAAACCTAAAAATTTCCCacaaaattaagaaaacaaaattttgaatttcggTTCTTGAGTTTTGCCTAGCAGAGGTGGAGGTCAAGGAGGCGGCCGTCAAGGATAGGTCTAGCCATGCCGGCGTGCCTGCTCATctttcgagtatgaactctatgGATCAAGACAAGAAAAGAATCAGGTGGTGGTTGTTTAGGATAGCGTGTAAAATTTGGGCATAAAAATTCTTCCAATTCAGCCTCCCAATGCAGATCCCATTATAGTGAAGCCCAATGGGTGGCAACCAATTACGGAGGGCTGCCACCCCAGATCCTCCGTTGAGATAGTACATATCACTTACATGCAGTTCCGTGTAATTCCACTGGTATCCGTGGTTGTGACGGTGGCAATGACCCACAAGTGCCACCTCTAAGACCGAGTTCGGCATGGAAGGAGATAAGGGTTAGTTAGCCAGTACGGTTACtggaaaacgtaataatagattagtatatgattaattaattattaattattaaaaaatataaaatagattaatataattttttaaagcaactttcctacaTACAATTTTCACgaaaaatacacgtttagcagttcgggaagcatgcACACGGAAAACAAGAGGATatagataagataacttacctGGGTTGCCAAACGGGGCCTAAGACGTCGTCAGCAACGAAGTTATCGTGTGTTGATGCACTAACAAAGATGGGAAGGGAAGGGTTGAGGTGGGCAGACATGCATGTTCGCAAGGGATGGCAGCGAAGGTTAGATCCATCGATAGAGGCCTCCGCCAGCGcaagaggaggtggaggaggcttAGACACCACCCTTTGGCGCTGGACTAGTGGTTCTTGACTCGGCACGatttaaatttcacaaaattttagtgtcaCGAAGTAGGCACAAATAGTTGTTTTAGCACGGCAGATTTGTAATGGCATGGATCCGGTTAATATTCTGATGGAAACATTTGGGAATAAATGCCCCTCTCAACTCGGTGCATATGGCTAGGCATGTAGTTTGTCACATTCTTTCCTTCATATCAGCTTATTTgcctcttttctcttctccctcGTCTCAGTGCAATGCAGGTGGATAGATAGATAGGCACATGGCAACAACACTACGATACTTCACAGATGGAATAACAAGAAGTAAGTTTTCATTTTCCGCCTACGAATGAAAGAAAACATGCAACTTTTCTTGACAAAAGAGAGATCTagggagaaaaaagaagaaagagacaTCACGTAAACTGTGAAGTCATGAACCGCCCAAGACATGGTAGCAGCTGGGTGCTAGTATGCGACACACAagactttgtttcttttatcctTCCAcaaaacgagagagagagagagacacagagagagagagagagagagagagagcatgaACGACAGCAGGCAAGGTTCATGGGATTCGTACTCATCACAAGGCAAgatcaatcttttttttcccatgaTCATTTGATCAAATTGTTCTTCGGGTCTCTTGCAACTTGGTCTGCTACTTGCCTGCATGGCCTTTTGGAAATCATCTTGATTtacttgatattttttttctggcaaGTACTTCATGTGGATTGCGAATTCAGTCTGTTGGGGAGCATATTTGATCATTGTTTCTCAAGTTTAGCTGGAGTTACTTTCATTTCTCGGctaaatttgatatctttttACCATTTCCTTTTTCATACTCCAGTCTCCTTGTAGTTTCTTTCTGCTGCTTCCAGAGAGGTAGCCTCAGGCTTCAACAGTAGTGCTAAAATCacactcatttttttctctttccataAATCCTTGTCATGAAACTAAAGTTTTTGCCTTATTTTTCTGAACttgaaacaaatttaatttgcaGTACACAACTTGTACCCATACCCTCAGCCAAGGGTGtatccaccaccaccggttTCAGAGGGCCATGGCTACCAGACCTACTTCAGTGAAGAGAACCCTTCTCATGGCTGGTCACAGCAGCAATCAGCTGCACCATCAGATGGACCTTACAACTATGGCTACCATGATGATCCAGATTGCCTCACTTTCCTGAGAGGATGGTATGCTTAAAACTGACTGCTCCTTGCATATAATTAACTTGATGCATGTGATTTTTCATCATCTGAAATCTGTTCttctgccgctgctgctgcaactTTTGTGCACTGTGGTTGCTAGTCTTTTGAGAGATGACATGGTAAAGTTAATTGGCGTGTGCTTAACCGGTTTCTTTCTTGTGGCTGCAGCTTGGCAgggctctgctgctgctgcttgctggaGCAATGCTGCTACTAGTGACACCATCAAGCCAAGAGCCCAAGAATATGAGATCTATCAGCTAGCTATGGATGCGCTTCagctggatatatatataacttgttGGATGTAATTTGTATGGTAGGTTGTGTTTATCTGTTTATGTGTATGGTACTCCCTCT
This window harbors:
- the LOC102720323 gene encoding uncharacterized protein LOC102720323, yielding MAAITLEMVAAWLQQQNREGPAGTVGEEGEANIGSMDLRAENSSSEVPPTLQQDQPYDSEAGHVSHAPWMSHSYTSSNLFDSTVGMGDMAFNSIDLFDSSEDEDTYGSEDLYDEESSDYSVYTPTSVLSPALSSILGTTDDESDNDDDVSDGGSSASVPYSNVVVGCCICHVFFMVPKQTNVCPQCGTGNLVRFDGNAII
- the LOC107304006 gene encoding cysteine-rich and transmembrane domain-containing protein WIH2-like — protein: MAAKYATHKTLFLLSFHKTRERERHRERERERESMNDSRQGSWDSYSSQVHNLYPYPQPRVYPPPPVSEGHGYQTYFSEENPSHGWSQQQSAAPSDGPYNYGYHDDPDCLTFLRGCLAGLCCCCLLEQCCY